A single Methanolobus sp. ZRKC5 DNA region contains:
- the cfbD gene encoding Ni-sirohydrochlorin a,c-diamide reductive cyclase catalytic subunit, giving the protein MAENDISIIHPRPSSIVAALYTLRDLNVDVAILHGPPGCSFKHARLLEEDGIHVVTTALDENGFVFGGRDELSSLLTKVNEMFNPKLIGVVGTCASMIIGEELREPVQDANLDVPVIEVEVHAGYPNNTKGVLIALESACDAGIIDPEELGRQKILLEEATNVEKRHGAASREYLTPSRGDLKYKVAEKVIDYLKEGKRCLTIMNAKKETGYMFADITVAINEVASQLGMEDNVINMANVDDTLGLPRVRHHAKSIMDDFTEKGITIHENIGGMDEYPITGEKVSGLITEKYSDFDFAVITGVPHAIPMDNLQEMEVISVTNGPRQVIPLKEMGHENVIVEIDLHPKTLGVNNIVESEFGATIREVAKDMLERNSEAV; this is encoded by the coding sequence ATGGCGGAAAACGATATCTCAATAATACACCCGCGGCCCAGTTCTATCGTGGCTGCGTTGTACACGTTACGTGACCTGAATGTTGATGTTGCTATACTTCACGGTCCACCTGGCTGCTCATTCAAACACGCAAGACTTCTTGAAGAAGACGGGATCCATGTTGTTACCACTGCCCTTGATGAGAATGGCTTTGTCTTTGGAGGACGCGATGAACTCTCATCTTTGCTTACCAAGGTAAATGAGATGTTCAATCCAAAGCTCATCGGTGTTGTAGGAACATGTGCCAGTATGATCATTGGTGAAGAACTTCGTGAACCTGTCCAGGATGCAAATCTGGATGTACCTGTCATTGAGGTGGAAGTGCATGCAGGATATCCTAATAATACCAAAGGTGTTTTGATAGCACTGGAATCTGCATGTGATGCAGGCATCATTGATCCGGAGGAACTTGGAAGGCAGAAGATCCTTCTTGAGGAAGCAACAAATGTTGAGAAACGCCACGGTGCAGCAAGCAGGGAATACCTGACTCCTTCACGTGGAGATCTGAAGTACAAGGTAGCTGAGAAGGTTATCGACTATTTGAAAGAGGGTAAACGTTGTCTCACTATTATGAATGCTAAGAAGGAGACTGGTTATATGTTCGCTGACATCACCGTCGCCATTAATGAAGTGGCTTCACAGCTTGGCATGGAAGATAATGTCATCAATATGGCAAATGTGGACGATACCCTTGGTCTTCCTCGGGTGCGCCACCATGCAAAGTCCATAATGGATGACTTCACGGAAAAAGGAATCACAATCCATGAGAACATCGGGGGTATGGATGAGTACCCGATTACTGGTGAAAAGGTCAGTGGACTGATCACTGAAAAGTACAGCGACTTTGACTTTGCTGTTATCACTGGTGTACCTCATGCAATACCCATGGACAACCTCCAGGAAATGGAAGTTATATCCGTTACCAATGGGCCCAGACAGGTTATTCCATTAAAGGAAATGGGACATGAAAATGTTATTGTAGAGATCGATCTGCATCCAAAGACACTTGGAGTGAACAACATTGTTGAATCCGAGTTCGGAGCAACGATACGAGAAGTTGCAAAAGATATGCTGGAAAGGAATTCGGAGGCTGTTTGA
- the cfbE gene encoding coenzyme F430 synthase gives MLDHTNVAVLDLTHAGIIIAEKFAGLGYNVTAIDVYGTVDEDILSKMESDYGILTSKDPIHVAGFELIVSPAHLDPEYAMLADAREKGIDIITHHKAVGLILSMTGVLDGATVIEITGSKAKTSSASLLAEMLSRKMKVILHTSRGLELWEQGHSSTVHLGLSIAPGSILLAVDMLAELDIAADCYILEISIGLTGFADVGIITTLEPDYRIAASTSDASDSKMGALSQCKPEEVFFLNARDCKAVAKAGENGRTFFTFSDSAEVNADLKLNFEDDSLVMDHRDVSFTSPLSSSYNYRSYATAFAASVSVAMWMGVSTKDISKVIGSFEGLQGRMQEKELSGRKLIDNSNSGMDIRSAESSLDYALNKSKTESKRIIMVLGEEAAQVCEGLPPEKVSEFVMRRGNDIGQLILVGERMQGIGGVNVAYAPGIGEGLETALEVSSQSDIILSCVKCFR, from the coding sequence ATGTTAGATCATACCAACGTTGCAGTTCTTGACCTGACGCATGCAGGCATTATCATCGCAGAAAAATTTGCTGGCCTTGGTTACAATGTGACAGCAATAGATGTTTACGGGACCGTGGACGAGGATATTCTCTCAAAAATGGAATCCGATTATGGTATATTAACTTCAAAGGACCCTATACATGTTGCTGGATTCGAGCTTATAGTAAGTCCTGCGCATCTGGATCCGGAATATGCCATGCTCGCAGATGCCAGGGAAAAGGGCATTGATATCATTACCCATCACAAAGCCGTGGGTTTGATATTGTCCATGACTGGTGTTCTTGATGGTGCTACTGTGATCGAGATAACAGGTTCAAAAGCCAAAACAAGTTCTGCATCCCTACTTGCTGAAATGCTTTCAAGGAAGATGAAGGTCATACTCCATACTTCCAGAGGCCTTGAATTGTGGGAACAGGGACATTCCAGTACAGTTCACCTTGGTTTAAGCATAGCTCCCGGAAGCATATTGCTTGCAGTTGACATGCTGGCTGAGTTAGATATTGCTGCAGATTGCTATATTCTTGAAATTTCAATAGGTCTGACCGGATTTGCTGATGTGGGGATAATTACCACATTGGAACCTGATTACAGGATAGCGGCTTCAACTTCTGATGCAAGCGATTCCAAGATGGGGGCACTTTCCCAATGCAAACCAGAAGAGGTATTCTTCCTGAATGCAAGGGATTGTAAGGCAGTGGCTAAGGCAGGGGAAAATGGCAGGACGTTTTTCACGTTCAGTGATTCTGCAGAAGTGAACGCTGATCTTAAGCTTAATTTTGAGGACGACTCTTTAGTTATGGATCACAGAGATGTTAGTTTTACCTCACCACTATCGTCCAGTTACAATTACAGGTCATATGCGACTGCTTTTGCAGCTTCAGTTTCCGTGGCAATGTGGATGGGAGTATCTACAAAGGATATATCCAAAGTCATTGGCTCTTTTGAAGGTTTGCAGGGAAGGATGCAGGAGAAGGAACTTTCCGGAAGAAAGCTAATTGATAATTCCAATTCCGGCATGGATATACGCTCAGCAGAAAGCTCATTGGATTATGCTTTGAATAAAAGTAAGACCGAGTCCAAAAGAATTATAATGGTGCTTGGGGAAGAAGCTGCCCAGGTTTGTGAAGGTCTTCCCCCTGAGAAGGTTTCAGAGTTTGTCATGAGGCGTGGTAATGATATAGGACAGTTGATACTAGTGGGTGAAAGGATGCAGGGGATAGGTGGGGTAAATGTTGCATATGCTCCCGGAATAGGGGAAGGGCTTGAAACGGCACTTGAAGTCTCTTCACAAAGTGATATTATATTGTCGTGTGTGAAATGTTTCAGGTGA
- a CDS encoding DUF2150 family protein — translation MAGKDGDVLHHDFYTAERWNNWINQVKESDFKFDESDEPQGKEGAIFVNMEDDIVLACLKIIAKCEKKQVSPESALEYVAQIRDVALAEIDSISEDADMMIDSLQASLMGGFAACEAYLNGDYDNSVDIADLVKVAIEAEASDDIEIALGAVAEIGALVISGKELTEKVMEEVPYGLVAEWLDGIDSIAAAMVGSDSYKDDEADDGKN, via the coding sequence ATGGCAGGGAAGGACGGTGATGTGTTACATCATGATTTTTACACAGCAGAACGCTGGAATAACTGGATCAATCAGGTAAAAGAAAGCGATTTCAAATTTGATGAGTCCGACGAACCGCAGGGTAAGGAAGGAGCTATCTTTGTTAACATGGAGGATGATATTGTCCTTGCATGTTTGAAGATAATTGCAAAATGTGAAAAGAAGCAGGTATCTCCGGAGTCTGCATTGGAGTATGTTGCACAGATAAGGGATGTCGCACTTGCGGAAATAGACTCTATCTCCGAGGATGCAGATATGATGATCGATTCTCTTCAGGCATCTCTCATGGGTGGTTTTGCAGCATGTGAGGCTTATTTAAATGGTGACTATGACAACAGTGTTGATATCGCAGACCTTGTAAAGGTTGCTATTGAAGCAGAAGCTTCTGATGACATCGAGATTGCTCTTGGCGCAGTTGCAGAGATCGGTGCTCTTGTTATCAGTGGTAAAGAGCTCACTGAAAAAGTAATGGAAGAAGTTCCTTACGGTCTTGTTGCAGAATGGCTCGATGGTATCGATTCAATTGCTGCTGCAATGGTAGGTTCTGACAGTTATAAGGATGATGAAGCAGACGATGGAAAGAACTGA
- a CDS encoding UPF0179 family protein, producing the protein MTDNNTTITLIGSRLAKEGEDFIFMGESRECKKCKLRRTCLNLVPGRKYRVAKVRSDTVHECFIHDSGVLTVDVESSPIVAAIESRKAVEGSKISYEHPKCQTFDDSVYDIFYPEGLKEGDKCTVVKVLGPMDEDMVSGCSLKMVELKV; encoded by the coding sequence ATGACAGATAATAATACTACCATTACACTTATTGGTTCAAGGCTTGCAAAAGAAGGCGAGGATTTCATATTTATGGGTGAGTCCCGTGAATGTAAGAAATGCAAGCTGAGGCGTACCTGTTTGAATCTTGTACCTGGTCGCAAGTATCGTGTTGCAAAGGTCAGAAGCGATACAGTTCACGAATGTTTCATTCATGATAGTGGAGTGCTGACTGTTGATGTTGAAAGTTCCCCGATCGTTGCGGCGATTGAGTCCCGCAAGGCAGTGGAAGGTTCTAAGATTAGCTACGAACACCCAAAATGCCAGACTTTCGATGACAGTGTTTATGACATCTTTTATCCCGAAGGTCTTAAGGAAGGGGACAAATGTACAGTTGTTAAGGTACTTGGTCCTATGGATGAGGACATGGTTTCAGGATGTTCTCTTAAAATGGTGGAACTAAAAGTATAG
- a CDS encoding NAD(P)-dependent glycerol-1-phosphate dehydrogenase, whose product MQLPRDVVVGPDVIYDMKDVCDDLKLREGAFIVTGNNTKKIAGDVVFDLLSECGYDPSITVSKEASMAEVKKAAAQAKESNSKYLIGVGSGKSIDVAKLAATQLDLPFISVPTAASHDGIVSSRASIHDKGKKTSIEVNAPMAVIADTHIIASAPYRLLAAGCGDIISNYTAVLDWELAHRLRNEPFSEYSAALSRMTAQILMDSPEDIKPELESSVRIVVKALVSSGVAMSIAGSSRPASGSEHMFSHALDMLVPNTALHGEQCGVGTIMMMYLHGGDWKTIKECLEVIGAPTTAKELGIEDRYILEALLVAHEIRPERYTILGAGLTSEAAEKVARLTKVIS is encoded by the coding sequence ATGCAATTACCAAGGGATGTTGTTGTAGGTCCTGATGTTATCTATGACATGAAGGATGTTTGCGATGACCTGAAACTTAGGGAAGGTGCTTTTATTGTTACGGGAAACAATACTAAGAAGATAGCAGGAGATGTTGTATTTGACCTGCTGTCTGAATGTGGTTACGACCCATCTATCACAGTTTCAAAAGAAGCATCCATGGCCGAAGTCAAAAAAGCGGCTGCACAGGCGAAGGAATCAAATTCTAAATACTTGATCGGAGTCGGAAGCGGTAAATCCATAGATGTGGCGAAACTTGCCGCCACACAGCTCGATCTTCCCTTCATAAGTGTCCCTACAGCTGCATCACATGATGGCATTGTATCTTCTAGGGCTTCAATACACGACAAGGGAAAAAAAACATCAATCGAGGTAAATGCTCCCATGGCTGTGATAGCGGATACCCATATAATAGCCAGTGCGCCTTACCGTTTGCTTGCTGCAGGTTGCGGGGATATAATCTCAAACTATACTGCGGTCCTTGATTGGGAACTTGCCCACAGGTTGAGGAACGAACCGTTTAGTGAGTATTCAGCAGCTCTTTCCAGAATGACGGCACAGATCTTGATGGATTCTCCTGAAGATATTAAACCCGAACTGGAAAGTTCAGTGAGGATAGTTGTCAAGGCGCTTGTCTCAAGTGGGGTTGCAATGAGCATAGCGGGTTCATCCAGACCAGCTTCCGGTTCGGAACACATGTTCAGCCATGCACTTGATATGCTCGTCCCAAACACGGCTCTCCATGGTGAACAATGTGGCGTAGGTACCATAATGATGATGTACCTGCACGGTGGTGACTGGAAGACAATAAAGGAATGCCTGGAGGTAATAGGAGCCCCGACTACTGCTAAAGAACTTGGAATTGAAGATAGGTATATATTAGAGGCGCTTCTAGTTGCACATGAGATACGTCCTGAGAGATATACAATACTTGGTGCAGGTCTTACTTCCGAGGCTGCAGAGAAAGTCGCACGCTTAACAAAAGTTATTTCATAG
- a CDS encoding DUF63 family protein: protein MPLIDKVTRFINDYYIDPILHDSGYNIVNTVTWAILLGICIFGVVKLLKKLDIEIDDRFTVSVIPFILAGSSLRVIEDTGILTAPISYLFITPNIYFVVFAITVFFLVLSKWIVKLNGTGDYRKNFAGFGLAWFLVNLTILSYLEDMILPWVPVFVVCAASLIVYFTKFVFDRIGFDLLKSKINIAILWVHLMDASSTIAGIDFLGYYEKHVVPSYLIDLTGTAFVMYPLKLSIFIPVLYILDNHFDEDEESQTLKTFLKLVIIVLGLSPACRNTIRMAFGV, encoded by the coding sequence ATGCCATTAATAGATAAAGTTACCCGATTCATTAACGATTATTACATAGACCCCATTCTTCATGATAGTGGTTACAATATCGTTAATACAGTTACATGGGCGATATTGCTGGGAATATGTATTTTCGGCGTTGTAAAGTTGTTGAAAAAACTGGATATAGAGATAGATGACAGGTTCACAGTATCTGTTATTCCTTTCATCCTTGCGGGTTCATCCCTCAGGGTTATAGAAGATACGGGAATCCTGACCGCCCCTATAAGTTACCTGTTCATAACCCCAAATATCTATTTTGTTGTATTTGCAATAACAGTGTTCTTCCTGGTCCTTTCAAAATGGATCGTGAAGTTAAATGGAACAGGAGATTATCGAAAGAACTTTGCAGGTTTTGGACTCGCATGGTTCCTTGTGAACCTCACAATCCTGTCCTATCTTGAAGACATGATACTCCCATGGGTGCCTGTTTTTGTCGTATGCGCAGCAAGCCTGATAGTATATTTTACAAAATTCGTATTCGACCGTATAGGTTTTGACCTGCTCAAAAGTAAGATCAATATAGCAATACTCTGGGTTCACCTTATGGATGCATCTTCAACTATTGCAGGAATTGATTTTCTCGGATATTACGAAAAGCATGTAGTACCATCATACCTTATCGACCTTACAGGCACTGCATTTGTGATGTATCCGTTAAAACTATCTATATTCATCCCGGTACTGTATATACTGGATAATCATTTTGACGAGGACGAAGAATCACAGACATTAAAGACCTTCCTTAAACTAGTCATCATAGTCCTTGGATTATCACCTGCATGCAGGAACACTATCAGGATGGCATTTGGGGTTTAA
- a CDS encoding stage II sporulation protein M → MHNENTKEAFRTYIDELIPFVWISLLFFVLSTIAGYAYYTIEPSYALNSLSGLEELAEMLQGLSAFEIMLLIFVNNSVKMFFSILLGFALGIIPFGFLVLNGFILGVFAHYQAVESGTLFVIAGLTPHGIIEIPMLIISSAVGMKIGYVALNTIRSQPADLKGEIIRGIKFYLHWLFPLILLAAIIETFITPVIIYLVAGI, encoded by the coding sequence ATGCATAATGAAAACACAAAAGAGGCATTCAGGACATACATTGATGAGCTGATACCTTTCGTATGGATCAGTCTTTTATTTTTTGTATTGTCAACTATTGCAGGTTACGCCTATTACACAATTGAACCTTCATACGCATTGAATTCACTTAGCGGGCTGGAAGAACTCGCAGAAATGCTTCAGGGCCTTTCTGCTTTTGAGATTATGCTGCTTATTTTTGTGAATAATTCTGTGAAAATGTTCTTCTCGATACTGCTTGGTTTCGCCCTGGGTATAATTCCCTTTGGATTTTTGGTGCTGAACGGCTTTATTCTGGGAGTATTCGCACATTATCAGGCAGTTGAAAGTGGAACCCTGTTTGTGATCGCAGGCCTGACACCCCATGGTATCATAGAGATACCCATGCTGATAATATCATCTGCAGTTGGAATGAAGATAGGATACGTGGCACTAAATACCATCCGCTCACAGCCTGCTGACCTTAAGGGAGAGATTATCAGGGGAATTAAATTCTACCTGCACTGGTTGTTCCCACTCATATTACTTGCAGCTATTATAGAGACTTTCATAACACCCGTGATAATTTATCTGGTGGCTGGAATTTGA
- a CDS encoding formate--phosphoribosylaminoimidazolecarboxamide ligase family protein has protein sequence MIDRKEIAEIIEDYDMDKVKIGAVASHSALDVFDGAIEENFRTYAVCQQGREKTYTDYFKSQRDSNGNVVRGIVDEHILLNKFSETTKPEIQKKLVEENVLFIPNRSFTSYCGIDEVENDFKVPLVGSRNMLRSEERGMDRDYYWLLEKAGLPFPERINDPQDIEELVMVKLPHAVKKLERGFFTAGTYKEYQQKAQSLLKQGVITQDALDNARIERYVIGPVFNFDMFYSPLETEMNKLEILGIDWRFETSLDGHVRLSAPQQMTLAEHQLTPEYTVCGHNSATLRESLLEEVFRLSEKYIEAASKYYDPGVIGPFCLQTCVDKDLNFYIYDVAPRVGGGTNVHMSVGHPYGNTTWRRPMSTGRRVAHEIRRAIETDQLDKIIT, from the coding sequence ATGATAGACAGAAAAGAGATCGCAGAGATCATTGAAGATTATGACATGGACAAGGTCAAGATAGGTGCTGTTGCATCACACTCGGCACTTGATGTCTTTGATGGCGCAATTGAAGAGAACTTCAGGACATATGCAGTCTGCCAGCAAGGCCGTGAAAAGACATACACAGACTACTTCAAGTCACAGAGGGACAGCAACGGCAACGTCGTGCGAGGTATTGTGGACGAACACATATTATTGAACAAGTTCAGCGAAACCACAAAACCAGAGATCCAGAAAAAACTGGTTGAGGAGAATGTGCTTTTCATACCCAACCGTTCCTTTACATCATACTGTGGCATCGATGAAGTGGAAAATGATTTCAAGGTACCTCTTGTTGGAAGCAGGAACATGCTTCGCAGTGAAGAACGGGGCATGGACCGCGATTATTACTGGCTCCTTGAGAAGGCAGGATTGCCCTTCCCTGAGAGGATCAATGACCCTCAGGACATAGAGGAACTTGTAATGGTAAAGCTCCCTCACGCAGTTAAGAAACTCGAAAGAGGATTCTTCACCGCAGGAACCTATAAGGAATATCAGCAAAAAGCACAATCTCTCCTGAAACAGGGAGTTATCACCCAGGATGCACTTGACAATGCAAGGATCGAGCGCTACGTGATAGGACCTGTGTTCAACTTTGACATGTTCTATTCACCTCTCGAGACAGAGATGAACAAGCTTGAGATCCTTGGTATTGATTGGCGCTTTGAGACAAGTCTGGATGGACATGTACGTCTGTCTGCACCACAGCAGATGACACTTGCAGAGCACCAGCTTACACCTGAATATACAGTATGTGGTCACAACTCCGCAACTCTCAGGGAATCACTCCTTGAAGAAGTGTTCAGGCTCTCTGAGAAATACATAGAGGCTGCAAGCAAATATTACGACCCGGGAGTAATCGGTCCATTCTGTCTGCAAACCTGTGTTGACAAAGACCTGAATTTCTACATATATGATGTAGCACCAAGAGTTGGTGGCGGAACAAATGTACACATGTCGGTCGGACACCCATACGGAAACACCACATGGAGAAGACCAATGAGCACAGGTCGCCGTGTTGCCCACGAGATCAGAAGGGCTATTGAGACCGATCAGCTCGACAAGATAATAACATAA
- a CDS encoding ATPase domain-containing protein, with product MRMEINRVPTGIYELDEILEGGYPSQQGILISGPPGSGKSILATHFLHRSCKDGKKCMLMLTQVNVESYLEQALSIGIDFQTCIDKGTLLITKSFETRTNKIYNAERHGTGIGFLEKDCVQNVQDIPDDVEIVVIDNLDMLSLYHSTEDFADKFFAINDILFAKKCTTLFLIGQEDSKTKHAIAQHTSFGNIELYTDRDPATGRGMRQMYIPKMRCTYLSLDPLNFKITKEGIKIEKIFQRDEIIKDALNAFV from the coding sequence ATGCGCATGGAAATCAACAGGGTTCCAACAGGAATCTATGAACTTGACGAAATACTCGAAGGTGGGTATCCTTCACAACAGGGCATTCTGATAAGTGGACCCCCTGGATCGGGAAAAAGTATCCTTGCAACTCATTTTCTTCACAGGTCATGCAAAGACGGAAAAAAATGTATGCTAATGCTCACCCAGGTTAACGTTGAGAGTTACCTTGAACAGGCTTTGAGCATAGGAATTGATTTTCAGACTTGCATTGACAAAGGAACCCTGCTTATTACTAAATCATTTGAAACCCGCACGAACAAAATATATAATGCTGAAAGACACGGAACAGGAATAGGATTCCTTGAAAAGGATTGTGTCCAGAACGTACAGGATATACCTGATGACGTAGAGATCGTAGTAATAGACAATCTTGACATGTTGTCCCTTTATCACAGCACAGAAGATTTTGCGGACAAGTTCTTTGCTATAAATGACATCCTATTCGCTAAAAAATGTACAACACTTTTTTTAATAGGTCAGGAAGACTCTAAGACAAAACATGCTATTGCACAGCACACGTCTTTTGGGAACATTGAACTTTATACGGACCGTGATCCTGCAACCGGAAGAGGTATGCGTCAAATGTATATTCCAAAAATGAGATGTACCTATCTTTCACTTGACCCCCTTAATTTCAAGATAACAAAAGAAGGTATAAAAATAGAGAAGATATTCCAGAGGGATGAGATCATAAAAGATGCCCTCAATGCTTTTGTTTGA
- a CDS encoding translation initiation factor IF-2 subunit gamma: MSQPCVNIGMVGHVDHGKTTLVSALSGVWTDTHSEELKRGISIRLGYADATFRKCPNCPEPQCYTVANTCEGCSEPSEELRTVSFVDAPGHETLMATMLSGAAIMDGAMLVIAANETCPQPQTKEHLMALNIIGIKNIVIVQNKIDLVPKEKVIEHYHQIKEFVKGTVAEDAPIVPISAQQNINIDALIMTMEEMIPAPVHKSDKPPHMLIARSFDINKPGTPIKNITGGVIGGTLTEGVLHPNDELEIRPGRKVESDGTTRWVPIKTKVSMVIAGKDDVEEATPGGLLAVGTSLDPTLTKSDSLTGQVAGLPETLPPIHDDLKLELHLLERVVGVSDEEEIGPIKTSEPLMLNVGTATTVGVVTSARKDIAEVKLKRPVCAEIGSTVAISRRVGSRWRLIGVGVIAT; the protein is encoded by the coding sequence TTGAGTCAACCTTGTGTTAATATCGGCATGGTAGGTCATGTCGACCACGGAAAAACCACACTTGTCAGCGCGCTGTCAGGAGTCTGGACAGACACGCACAGCGAAGAGCTGAAGCGTGGAATATCTATAAGGCTAGGATACGCCGATGCCACGTTCAGAAAATGCCCCAACTGCCCCGAACCTCAGTGTTATACTGTAGCAAACACTTGTGAGGGATGTAGTGAGCCATCTGAAGAGCTAAGGACAGTGTCATTTGTAGATGCGCCAGGTCACGAGACATTGATGGCAACTATGCTATCAGGTGCAGCTATAATGGATGGTGCAATGCTTGTTATTGCAGCAAACGAGACATGTCCACAGCCCCAGACAAAAGAACACCTGATGGCATTGAACATCATAGGCATCAAGAACATTGTCATTGTGCAGAACAAGATCGATCTTGTACCCAAAGAAAAGGTTATTGAACATTATCACCAGATAAAAGAATTCGTTAAGGGTACTGTTGCCGAAGATGCCCCAATTGTGCCAATATCAGCACAGCAAAATATAAACATCGATGCACTTATCATGACGATGGAAGAAATGATTCCAGCGCCTGTGCATAAGAGTGACAAACCACCTCACATGCTTATTGCAAGATCTTTTGACATTAACAAACCAGGAACCCCTATTAAGAATATAACTGGCGGAGTCATTGGTGGAACACTCACAGAAGGAGTCCTGCATCCCAACGATGAACTAGAGATCAGACCTGGCAGGAAAGTAGAAAGTGACGGAACTACCAGATGGGTACCTATTAAAACAAAAGTATCAATGGTTATTGCTGGCAAGGATGATGTGGAAGAAGCAACCCCTGGAGGACTTCTTGCAGTCGGTACAAGCCTTGACCCTACACTTACTAAGAGTGATTCGCTTACAGGACAGGTTGCAGGTCTGCCAGAAACTTTGCCACCAATCCACGATGATTTAAAACTAGAACTACATCTGCTTGAAAGAGTAGTTGGAGTATCTGATGAGGAGGAGATCGGTCCTATTAAGACAAGCGAGCCACTTATGCTGAATGTAGGTACAGCTACTACAGTAGGAGTAGTTACCAGTGCACGTAAGGACATCGCAGAGGTCAAGTTGAAGAGACCTGTATGCGCAGAGATCGGTTCCACTGTGGCTATCAGTAGACGTGTAGGCTCACGCTGGAGACTCATAGGCGTAGGAGTTATCGCGACTTGA
- a CDS encoding DNA-binding protein encodes MKVIIDTNALMIPVQFNVDIFEELKRLGYDTYLVPTAVINELDILIKNLKGGDRTAAKVARAMADRCEIIQADGHADDVILDLAISHAASVLTNDIGLRKRLKKRDVPAICLRQKNRLEIIS; translated from the coding sequence TTGAAGGTAATTATTGATACAAATGCATTGATGATACCTGTTCAGTTCAATGTTGATATTTTCGAAGAGTTGAAAAGACTGGGATATGACACATATCTCGTCCCTACAGCAGTTATCAACGAACTGGATATCCTGATAAAGAATCTCAAAGGCGGAGACAGAACAGCTGCAAAGGTTGCGCGAGCAATGGCAGATAGGTGTGAGATAATCCAGGCAGACGGACATGCAGATGATGTCATCCTGGACCTTGCTATCAGTCATGCGGCATCTGTGCTCACCAATGACATAGGGTTACGGAAAAGATTGAAAAAAAGAGATGTACCCGCCATATGCCTGCGACAGAAGAACAGGCTTGAGATAATATCATAA